In Anaerolineae bacterium, the DNA window ATGAGTGTCGCTGATGATGTACAAGAAATCTTTGCCAAAATGCCCGCAGCCTTTTTGCCTGATAAAGCGGCCGGGCTTAACAAAACCATTCTGATAGACCTTAATGGCGAAGGGGGCGGGCAGTGGGCCCTCAAAATTGCCGATGGCCAAATCTCGGTGAGTGAAGGCCAAATTGATTCACCCAATCTGGCCCTCAGAATGGCGGCGAGTGATTACGTAGCCCTGGTCAATGGCCAGGCCAATCCCATGAACCTGTTTATGGCGGGCAAGATAAAGGTGGAAGGAGATGTGATGCTGGCCATGAAATTTCAGGAAATGTTTGAGCGAGGATAGTGCTGAGCTTTTGCATGCAAAAGGCGACTGCGGGCAATACAGTCGCCTTTTTGTTGGCTCATTTTGGGTAATGGATTCAGTCTTCTACCGAAAAGCCAATTTTAAGAGTGACCTGCCATTGACCGACTTTATTGTCGCCAATGGTCCCCCGTATCTCCACCACCTCAAACCAGCGCATCTGGCGCACGCTTTCCCCGGCCTTGGCCAGAGCCGTATTAACCGCCTCCTCCATACTGGTGGCAGAAGTGCCGGTCAGTTCAATTGTTTTATATACTTGATCGCCCATGGTAAGCTCCTTTCATGTTCATAGTGAGATGAAGAATTATTCAGTAGCGTATACCCCCTGTATTTGCGTAATTTTTGGCTTTGACAGTACAAATCTGGGGTAAAAAAACTGTAATTTTCGGTTCC includes these proteins:
- a CDS encoding SCP2 sterol-binding domain-containing protein, with the translated sequence MSVADDVQEIFAKMPAAFLPDKAAGLNKTILIDLNGEGGGQWALKIADGQISVSEGQIDSPNLALRMAASDYVALVNGQANPMNLFMAGKIKVEGDVMLAMKFQEMFERG
- a CDS encoding dodecin domain-containing protein, with the translated sequence MGDQVYKTIELTGTSATSMEEAVNTALAKAGESVRQMRWFEVVEIRGTIGDNKVGQWQVTLKIGFSVED